The Diospyros lotus cultivar Yz01 chromosome 11, ASM1463336v1, whole genome shotgun sequence region GGATTTGTTCTTTGTTGTTGTAGAAAGGTCAAAATGGATATCCTCATAAACGCATCCCAGAGTTAATGATTAGGATAATTTTTCGAAAAAAGAACTTTTGTCAGCCTAGATCAAAGGAAAAGTAACCCTAAGATTCACTCTTGCATGTAAACTGCATGTTCATTGATAACCACCTTTCAGTTACAGCTAGGGATTTATGGTTTTCATTGAAAACTATTTACTACTGCTGGTGTTATTGCAGGATTGTTATTTCACTTGTGGATCAGAAAAACCATATTGCCAAATGGCTGCACGGGAACGAGTTCATGCTGCTCAAGTAAGCGTTTCCAGGGAGTCCTTCTGTGTCACTGCATGCCTAGTTTCCAACACCGGGTAAGTATAATTATTCCGTGGCTAATACTttatcatcttcatcatcaaaatgGGTGAAAAACGCTGAGCCAGTCATTGGACAGTGGTAGTTCACGTCCCCGGGCTTTGCCATTTTTTGCCTTCAGTAAGAGACCAAGAAAGAACACGTtagctggaaaaaaaaaagcaagtcTCTAGTACCTTGCTTACATCATCAGGGTAATAGATTGAGGCAAGTGTTGAATTTCTAGGATGCATAGGTTCTTAAGACCAGAGGGCTTACCATTCCTGATCAATCAGCATTTCATCAGTTAAACCAAACTCTCTTAGCTCTTTTTCTGTGTGATGCATCAATAAGCTGTACCTGTAGATATCAGTTCACAGTTTAATTAACTCTATTACTTCACCGTGTGGGGTGTTTTTCTGTTACAGTTCGTTTTAGAGGAGGATCGGAGAGTTAATATAATACCTGCCCCCATAACCCTTTTCCAGCACAATCATATTTCCATTCCCGAGGTTATTTAGTCCCTCAAATTGTTCCACTGTCCATTTATACCACCTTGTCAAGAACACCCGTATCGTCAGGCCATGTGATACTATCACCAGGTTCATGTTGGGAGTTTGTTCGCCTGGTGGCTGGAAACGGCCAATGTCAATGTCGGCTCTCAGAGTCTCTCTGAATCCTGCAGTTAGtatctttactattttcacCATTGTTAATGAGTTGGGATTGTTGACAGTAAGCAGAGACTACCTGTTATCCTATCATAAACATCTGCAGCTGACTCTCCATTTGGAAAGCGGTAGAAGAAGCGGCCATAGAGTTGGCGAAttgctttctctcttctcattttctccctGTCCTGAAAGTTTCCTTGGAAGGGGAAAACAGATAAAGGAAACAGAAGAGTTCATACTTGTAAGCtgcaaaaagagaaaaaagaaaaaaaaaaaaaaaaaaaagctcggTTTATTGCACTTGTGCATTTACACATTTatgaacagaacagaacaggaCAACAGGGACTCTTTTTTCTGTGATTTGTTTCATTCATCTGACATACCGAAATCTTGCTCACGCAGGCGAGGCTCCTCCCTCACTCCAGCAATCCTCGTGCGCCCGAAGGCCTTGGCGACGTTTCGCAGAGTTTCCAGCGTCCTTCTATAAGGTGAGACATAGAAGTAAACCTTCCAGTCATCTACCTCGTCCTTCTCCAGCAGTTCCCTGATCCTCCTCCCACAATCCAACGCCTCGCCCATCCCTTTCTGGGTCAGGCCAATCTTCGGATCAGCCACCCTCGTGTACATACTCTCATCCACATTCCCCTCGCTCTGTCCGTGCCTAACCAGTATGATCCTGCGCGGCCTTGGAGGCCTGCAGGATCCGGATCCTGTTCCTGTTCCTGTACCCAGAGCGGCGCTCTTTTCCGGGTGAAAAGCCGATCCATTCTCATGAACTCCATGGCTGCATCTTATGGGGTTGAAATTCTTGAGCTTTTGGTGAAAACACAGAGGTGTTGAGGTTGGGGA contains the following coding sequences:
- the LOC127813632 gene encoding phosphoglycerate mutase-like protein AT74, producing the protein MPSSLLGSTLSPTSTPLCFHQKLKNFNPIRCSHGVHENGSAFHPEKSAALGTGTGTGSGSCRPPRPRRIILVRHGQSEGNVDESMYTRVADPKIGLTQKGMGEALDCGRRIRELLEKDEVDDWKVYFYVSPYRRTLETLRNVAKAFGRTRIAGVREEPRLREQDFGNFQDREKMRREKAIRQLYGRFFYRFPNGESAADVYDRITGFRETLRADIDIGRFQPPGEQTPNMNLVIVSHGLTIRVFLTRWYKWTVEQFEGLNNLGNGNMIVLEKGYGGRYSLLMHHTEKELREFGLTDEMLIDQEWQKMAKPGDVNYHCPMTGSAFFTHFDDEDDKVLATE